The genomic window AAATCAAAGCTTGATTGAGTTTCCTGGCTGTCGCTTCAGCCTTGGCTGTATGCGCATCCCTTGCATAGAGGGAAAAGAGGAAACTGGTATCGCAACAAACCGGGCCCACGGCCTACCACTTTCCCTGGGATTCAGCCAGCAACGCCACCGATTGTTCTTTGGTCAAAAGTGGCAGCTTGCTTTTGTCGCGACACAAAGCAGCGCTCTTCTTCCAATCGTAACGGGTCGCTGATTTCGCCGGCTCGGGAACAAGCCATGCGATAACTGCGCCGCGCCTGCTGATGGCCACTTTTTCGCCCGCCTCAATCCATTTGAAAACGTCGAGATACCGGTTGCGAAGCTCCCTGACAGTGGCGGTTCTCATAATGCTACAATTATGTAGCACATGGCGTTTTAATAGTCAAGGAGCAGCCTGGGTGTTTTTTTAAAGAGGTCTGAACTCAGAACCCCATCTGCTTGCCGTTACCGATGTTGAAGAGCGAGGAAACAGACTCGCCGTAATGGATGCGCTTGATCGCCTCGCCCAACAGCTCGGCCACGCTAAGCACCGTAAGATGAACGCCGGGCACTTCCGGAACGGGCGTACTGTTGGTGGTAATCAGCTCTTCAATGCAGGAATTTTTCAGCCGCTCGATGCCCTTTTCGTTCAGGATGGCGTGCGAAACCGCTGCGAAGATTTTGAGCGCTCCCGCCTCTTTCAACGTTTTGGCGGCGGAGGTCAAGGTGCCTGCGGTCTCCGTCATGTCGTCCACCAGAAGCACATCGCGGTCCTTGACTTCGCCCACCACATACAGCGCCTCGGTTTCCGTGGCACTGACACGCCGCTTGGCGACAATTGCCAGCCCGGAATGCAGGGTCTGGGAATAGGCGGCGGCCATTTTCATTCCGCCGACATCGGGCGAGACCACGGTGAGGTTCTTAAGATCTTTCCGGGAAAGGTGGTTGTAAAAAACCGGGGCGGCGTAGAGGTGGTCCACCGGGATGTCGAAGAACCCCTGGATCTGCTGGGCGTGCAGGTCCATGGTGAGGACGCGGTGGGCGCCGGCGGCGGTGAGGAGGTTGGCCACGAGTTTGGCGGTGATGGGAACGCGAGGCTGGTCTTTGCGATCCTGCCGGGCGTAGCCGTAGAACGGAATGACGGCCGTGATGCGGGCGGCGCTGGCGCGGCGGGCGGCATCGAGCAAAATAA from Candidatus Methylacidiphilales bacterium includes these protein-coding regions:
- a CDS encoding ribose-phosphate pyrophosphokinase, encoding MSGSTFGKQLQVFSGSANQELARKIADYIGIRLGEATVTAFPDGESFVKFEENIRGNDIFIIQPTCPPTNHHLMELFILLDAARRASAARITAVIPFYGYARQDRKDQPRVPITAKLVANLLTAAGAHRVLTMDLHAQQIQGFFDIPVDHLYAAPVFYNHLSRKDLKNLTVVSPDVGGMKMAAAYSQTLHSGLAIVAKRRVSATETEALYVVGEVKDRDVLLVDDMTETAGTLTSAAKTLKEAGALKIFAAVSHAILNEKGIERLKNSCIEELITTNSTPVPEVPGVHLTVLSVAELLGEAIKRIHYGESVSSLFNIGNGKQMGF